AATCCCTCAAGAGTACATCCAATTTATCACTAGCAACGAGGACGAGAATTGCCAAATCAAAACCCAACACAGAAAATTAATATGAATCAAAAACCAGTTTTTTTGGGAATATGGCTGGGATTAATCCTATATGCTGCTTTTATCGCTCCTCCCAACGACCCGAATACCACAACCTTAATTCTCAATCTCTCCACAGGTAGCTGGGAGGGAATTAACCCTCTTGTCATTTCCCTATTTAATTTAATGGGAATTTGGCCCATTATTTACATGATGGTTCTATTATTTGATGGTAGAGAGCAAAAAATACCAGCTTGGCCATTTGTCGCTACTTCCTTTGGCGTGGGAGCATTTGCTCTACTTCCCTATCTAGCACTACGCCAACCGAACCCAGAATTTAGCGGTGAGAAAAATCTGCTCTTGAAAATTTTAGATTCTCGCTGGTTGGGTTTAGCCGTTACGTTGGGAGCATTAACTCTACTAGGCTATGGATTAATTAGTGGCGATTGGCAAGATTTCGTCAGACAATGGGAAAGTAGCAAGTTTATCCACGTCATGAGCTTAGATTTTTGCTTATTATGCTTATTATTTACATTTACTGTCCAAGATGACTTGAAACGCCGACAAACAGCCGATGATTCTCCACTCCAGTGGATTGTCTGGGTGCCTTTCTTGGGAGCTTTGGTATATTTGTGTCGGCGATCGCCCACAATAGCAAAAATAGCAAAAAACTCTACCCCAAAAGAAGCCTAAAATTCATCAACTATAATTGATAACAGTCCCCATAAAGGCTAGGACATAGAAGCTCAGAAACTTAGATCGAAGTGATTTTTACTCCTGACTTTTGTACAAACCTAGCACTGCTAACTCTCTTGTAACTCCTGCTATACAAACCAAAGCCACAACTGAGAAAGATGAATTCAGATAATCTGGTACAGTTAGTCCAAAAAAGCTTTCGGATTACATTAGGAGCTACGACTTCTATAGTCGAAGTTCTGCAAAATCCTGACCAACGACAAGCTAACTTCTCGGAAATGCGCTCAAAATGGAACGAACGTATCGAAGATTGGGAAACTAAAGGTGAAGTGACAGAACAGGAAGCGCGCAAATTTGTCGATACTATGTGGCAACAACAGCAAAATAGGAGTTCTGGAATCCCTGAAAATCCAGAAACTTCTGATTCCGCGCCTAACACTGAGTTTAGGGTTAATTTTCCTAATTTTGCAGATAGTCTCTCACAATTCTGGAGAAATCAAAATATCTATCCTGGATACTCTGAGAATGTAGATTCTTCTGCTACTCAAAGCAATACCTCCTCTACAGTCGATCCACAAGTCCAAAGAGAACTGGAAAATTTGACAGCGCAAATAGCTGCTATGCGAGCCGAATTAGAAACTTTACGCCAATTAGATAATCAGTAAACGAAAGGTTTCTCCTGACTTCTGTACAGACGTAGCACTGCTACATCTGTACGAATAACTTCTGCTATAGCTCTATTCTGGAGTCTCGGTGGTAGCTGCTGATTCGCTAACCTCTGACTCAGCTACATTTTCTTCTGCTTCAGATGCTTCAGCTAAGGAACCAGGCGGCAATAACTCTACTGTAACATTCTCTCTGAGCCACTTCATCGCTTCTTCTTTCATCAAGTCAGACTCGACTACTTCTTGCAACCTTTCTGGATCGAACTTTTGTCCTGCTAGCTGCTTTTTCCACTTATCGATCTCTGCTTCTAGCTTGTCGGCTGGTATAGTCAAAGAACGTTGTTTGCCGATTTCTTCTAAGGCTAAAGACTGTTTGAGGCGATTTATGGCTTCAGGACGGGATTCTTGTTGCATTTGCGCCATAGTTTCTTGATTGAGAATTTTTTTGGTATCTATACCGTAACTTTGGAGTTGTGATAAAGTCTGCCTCAACATAGTTTCAACTTCCTGCTGAATCATAGTTTCTGGCAAATCTATCTCGGTATAATTCAACAGTTCCTTCAAAATCGCATTTTCAATGTTAGCTGTAGCGCCTTGCTCAGCTTTTTCCTGAAATTGTTGCTCTAAAGATGATTGCAACTCACTTAATGTTTCAAATTCGCTGACTTCTTGGGCAAAATCGTCATCTAAGGCAGGTAATTCTTTCTCTTTGAGATCTTTGAGACTAATAGTAAATAAGGTAGTTTTACCAGCCAAATCTTCTCTAGGATAATCATCGGGGAATTCAACTGAAACTTCTTTAGTTTCGCCGATATTCATGCCAATAATGCCCTTGACAATATCATCTAAAAATCTACCTTCTGATAGCTCCATCTCAAAATCCGAGACTTGAGCGCCAGAAATTTCTAAAGACTCTTCACCATCTTCAAGTGGTAGATATTTACCAGTGTAGTCAACTACAGCCACATCGCCGCTTTGAGCGTTGCGTCCTTCTACAGGGATTAAAGTCGCTTTTTCTGTACGGCGTTCCTCTAAAAATTGGTCTACTTCTGCCACATCGTAAGGATTTTCTTCGGCTTGAACCTTAAGACTTGCATAATCACCCAATTGTACTTCTGGAGGCACATCTACTGCGGCTGAGAAAGTAAATGACTCTCCTGGTTGATAGTGCTTAACTAACTCATCAAAAGAAGATAGAACCTGATAATTACCAATAGCCGGAATATCCTCTTGCTGGAGGGCACTTTTGAAACCATCTTGAATTAAATCTTCTAATACAGCCTGTTTGATGCTTTCAGAACCAAATCTCTGTAGCAGCACTTGGCGGGGAACTTTACCCTTACGGAACCCAGGAATTTTAGCAGTGCGCGATAAGTCTTGAACTACCTTTTCATAGACTTTTTTCGACATTTCTGCGGGAATTTCAATTTCCAGTCCAACGCGACTACCACTAAGCTTTTCCTGAGTAACTTTCATAATTCCTGATTCTAAAAATGCAACTGTTTGAACTTGATTTGCCAATTTCTCACACTGACTACACTAACTTCTAAAGCTCATAGTGTAGGCTTCCCATCTTACAGGGGATATCCAAAAGGCACATGAAATTTATGGACTTCGTTAGCTTTGATATTCTCAAAGGTTGGCAGTAGGGCTAGTTTCTGACACCAAAAGTAGTCATCAAATCATAAGATATAACTATCTCTAACTATCTCGAATGGCTGACTCATAACCTCCAACTGCCAAATCTGATTTGGCAATTAACTAGTGTATCTCGATCGCTACTTCTATCACAACGTCTTAGTACCCTCGTGACTACAGAAACAAAAAATGACCTGATTTTCCTGCGTCGCTCGGCAAGAAGTTCCGCTAAAATTGATTTAGTCTCAGGCGTTACATCTGTTCCTCAAAAGTGGGTACACTGACACTAAAGTCAGAAATCCAATAGGCTTTATACCCGAAGCGAGAGACTTCAGTTGTATACTCTATCAACTTGAAGTTCGCTGTGATAATTTAGGTGGGATCGAAATATAATTTTTAATTATTAATATTAGACTTTCATAAAAGTTTATCTAAACTCACTTCAACAGAAAATCAAAAAATGCCAAGAGTTGACCAAACGGAGGATGTGTATTTTGTCAAATTCCTATAAAGTGGCTATATTAGGTGCTACAGGAGCCGTGGGGACTGAAATTTTAGAGTTGTTAGCTAGTCGTAATTTTCCGGTATCACAATTAAAACTTTTGGCTTCAGGTCGTTCTGCGGGGAAGACAATGGAGTTTAAAGGTGAAAGTTTACCAGTTGAGATGGTGAGCGATCGCTCTTTTGATGGTATAGATCTAGTATTGGCTTCGGCTGGTGGTTCTATCTCTAAAGAGTTAGCACCCAAAGCAGTGAGTGCGGGTGCGGTGGTAATTGACAACTCCAGCGCCTTTAGAATGCAACCTCAAGTCCCCTTAGTCGTACCAGAAGTTAACCCAGAAGCAGCTAGAAACCACCAAGGAATCATTGCTAACCCCAACTGTACGACAATCTTGATGGCTGTGGCTCTTTGGCCATTACATCAGCACCAACCCATTAAACGTGTGGTAGTATCAACCTATCAATCGGCTAGCGGTGCTGGAGCTAGGGCGATGGAAGAAGTTAAACAACAAGCCAGAGCCATATTAGCAGGAAAGGAACCAGAAACTCATATTTTCCCCTATCCTTTAGCCTTTAACCTCTTTCCCCATAATACTCCCCTCAACGAACAGGGATACTGTGAGGAAGAAATGAAAATGGTGAATGAAACTCGTAAGATTTTTAATGCGCCAGATTTCTCCTTGACAGCTACTTGTGTACGGGTTCCCGTACTCCGCGCTCATTCAGAAGCGATTAACCTAGAATTTAACGAGCCATTTTCTCCTAGCCAAGCTAAATCAATTCTGAGTCAGGCTCCAGGAGTTAAAGTAGTAGAAGATTGGCAAGCTAATTATTTTCCTATGCCAGTTGATGCCACAGGCAAAGATGAGGTTTTAGTAGGGAGAATCCGCCAAGATATCTCTCATCCCTGCGGTTTAGAATTATGGCTATGTGGCGACCAAATTCGTAAAGGCGCAGCTTTAAACGCAGTTCAAATCGCTGAATTATTGGTTAAGTAAAGGAAGAAGGAAGAAGGAAGAAGCCAAATAAAAGTATATATTACAATTTATATTTGTAGGGTAGCTTATAACTTCCGCTCCTTCGCTATACCCATACAAAATTTAAATGCATTACGGCGTAGCTACATTTATTATTGATATTTTTAGGAAAAATAAAGTCACAGGAGTTCAAATTTAGTGATAAATTTCGGTCGAGTAATTACTGCAATGATTACACCATTCGATGAAAACGGTGCTGTTAATTATTCAGTTGTCGAAAAATTGGCAGCTAATTTAGCAGAAAACGGTTCTGATAGTATAGTAGTGTGTGGAACTACAGGAGAATCTCCCACACTAACTTGGTCAGAAGAATATCAATTATTTAAAGTCGTAAAAGCTGCGGTTAGTGGTAAAGCAAAAGTAATAGCTGGTACTGGTTCTAATTCTAGCGACGAAGCTATAGAAGCAACTAAGCAAGCAGCTAAATTAGATGTAGATGGATCTTTACAAGTAGTTCCGTACTATAATAAGCCGCCGCAGTCAGGTCTTTATTGTCATTACGAAGCGATCGCCAAATCATGTCCAGATTTACCAATTTT
Above is a window of Merismopedia glauca CCAP 1448/3 DNA encoding:
- the tig gene encoding trigger factor, with translation MKVTQEKLSGSRVGLEIEIPAEMSKKVYEKVVQDLSRTAKIPGFRKGKVPRQVLLQRFGSESIKQAVLEDLIQDGFKSALQQEDIPAIGNYQVLSSFDELVKHYQPGESFTFSAAVDVPPEVQLGDYASLKVQAEENPYDVAEVDQFLEERRTEKATLIPVEGRNAQSGDVAVVDYTGKYLPLEDGEESLEISGAQVSDFEMELSEGRFLDDIVKGIIGMNIGETKEVSVEFPDDYPREDLAGKTTLFTISLKDLKEKELPALDDDFAQEVSEFETLSELQSSLEQQFQEKAEQGATANIENAILKELLNYTEIDLPETMIQQEVETMLRQTLSQLQSYGIDTKKILNQETMAQMQQESRPEAINRLKQSLALEEIGKQRSLTIPADKLEAEIDKWKKQLAGQKFDPERLQEVVESDLMKEEAMKWLRENVTVELLPPGSLAEASEAEENVAESEVSESAATTETPE
- a CDS encoding aspartate-semialdehyde dehydrogenase, with protein sequence MCILSNSYKVAILGATGAVGTEILELLASRNFPVSQLKLLASGRSAGKTMEFKGESLPVEMVSDRSFDGIDLVLASAGGSISKELAPKAVSAGAVVIDNSSAFRMQPQVPLVVPEVNPEAARNHQGIIANPNCTTILMAVALWPLHQHQPIKRVVVSTYQSASGAGARAMEEVKQQARAILAGKEPETHIFPYPLAFNLFPHNTPLNEQGYCEEEMKMVNETRKIFNAPDFSLTATCVRVPVLRAHSEAINLEFNEPFSPSQAKSILSQAPGVKVVEDWQANYFPMPVDATGKDEVLVGRIRQDISHPCGLELWLCGDQIRKGAALNAVQIAELLVK
- a CDS encoding DUF2834 domain-containing protein; the protein is MNQKPVFLGIWLGLILYAAFIAPPNDPNTTTLILNLSTGSWEGINPLVISLFNLMGIWPIIYMMVLLFDGREQKIPAWPFVATSFGVGAFALLPYLALRQPNPEFSGEKNLLLKILDSRWLGLAVTLGALTLLGYGLISGDWQDFVRQWESSKFIHVMSLDFCLLCLLFTFTVQDDLKRRQTADDSPLQWIVWVPFLGALVYLCRRSPTIAKIAKNSTPKEA